A stretch of Camelina sativa cultivar DH55 chromosome 18, Cs, whole genome shotgun sequence DNA encodes these proteins:
- the LOC104763558 gene encoding cation/H(+) antiporter 25, protein SDDRSVLPARFGFLPGNPTTAGEVVSSRVFSARLPVVCRQIHDKQPFGMFRGENGMNYTFSTFLLEAILIIFFIKAVYFILRPLRQPRIVCEIIGGMVIGPSMLGRSRNFNYYLFPPIANYIIANLGLLGFFYFLFLTAAKTDVGEIFKAPRKHKYIAAISVLVPIACVGGTGAALKDTMDERLFALVGQKTNVYLLTDETWPKQVSPLVYMSIVGFVTKFISSTAAALFFKVPTRDSLTLGLMMNLRGQIEILLYLHWIDKRMVGLPGYTVMVLYAIVVTGVTAPIISFLYDPTRPYRSSKHRTIQHTPQHTEMGLVLAVSDHETFSGLVTFLDFAYPTKTSPLSIFAIQLMELAGRAQPLFFENEKRRKEEEEEEYEMEEEESARTRSKRIDQVQSAFKLYQKKRNECVTLRDYTAYAPKRHMYQDICELALNKKTAFILLPYQKERLQDAALTELRDSGMLTVNADVLAHTPCSVCIYYEKGRLKNAVARSSMDLQHRRQEPYRFVVLFLGGADNREALHLADRMTENPDITMTVVRFLAYNHEGEDEREKKLDDGVVTWFWVKNESNDRVSYKEVVVKNGAETLAAIQAMNVNDYDLWITGRREGINPKILEGLSTWSEDHQLGVIGDTVAGSVFASEGSVLVVQQQVRNQKGGDGFLNGKFDYKSLVSPWSHFHN, encoded by the exons AGTGATGACAGGAGTGTCCTGCCTGCCCGCTTTGGATTCTTGCCGGGGAATCCAACCACCGCCGGAGAGGTCGTCAGCAGTCGTGTCTTCTCCGCCAGACTTCCAGTGGTTTGCCGGCAGATTCACGATAAGCAACCGTTCGGAATGTTCAGAGGCGAAAATGGTATGAACTACacattttcaacatttttgcTTGAAGCAATactcatcattttcttcatcaaagCCGTTTACTTCATCCTTCGACCTCTTCGTCAACCTCGTATAGTCTGCGAGATCATC GGTGGGATGGTGATAGGACCGTCCATGTTAGGACGAAGCCGAAACTTCAATTACTATCTTTTCCCACCGATTGCGAATTACATAATCGCAAACTTGGGACTGTTGGGGTTCTTTTACTTCCTTTTCCTCACAGCTGCAAAGACGGACGTTGGGGAAATCTTTAAAGCACCAAGAAAGCACAAGTACATTGCTGCCATCAGTGTTTTGGTGCCGATTGCTTGCGTGGGAGGCACGGGTGCTGCCCTAAAAGACACAATGGATGAAAGATTG TTTGCTTTGGTGGGACAAAAAACCAATGTCTACTTACTTACCGACGAGACTTGGCCCAAACAGGTCTCTCCTCTCGTCTACATGAGCATCGTCGGATTCGTTACCAAGTTCATCTCCTCCACTGCCGCTGCTCTCTTCTTTAAAGTCCCCACCAGGGACAGTCTCACGCTTGGCTTAATGATGAACTTGAGAGGTCAGATCGAAATTTTGCTCTACTTGCATTGGATAGACAAACGTATGGTAGGGTTACCGGGTTATACTGTCATGGTTTTGTATGCAATTGTTGTCACGGGTGTAACAGCGCCAATCATCAGCTTCCTATACGATCCCACTCGGCCTTATAGAAGTAGCAAACACCGCACAATTCAGCACACTCCTCAGCACACCGAGATGGGACTGGTACTTGCAGTCTCCGACCACGAAACCTTCTCTGGCTTGGTCACCTTTCTCGACTTCGCCTATCCCACTAAAACTAGTCCCTTGTCTATATTCGCAATTCAGCTGATGGAACTGGCGGGGCGTGCACAGCCGTTGTTTTTTGAAAACGAGAAGCgaaggaaggaggaggaggaggaagaatacgagatggaagaggaagagtctGCGCGTACGAGGAGCAAGCGAATAGACCAAGTGCAGAGCGCCTTTAAGCtctaccaaaagaaaagaaacgagTGTGTGACGTTGCGTGACTACACCGCCTATGCTCCAAAGCGTCACATGTATCAAGATATTTGCGAGCTTGCCTTGAACAAGAAAACAGCTTTTATTCTCTTACCTTATCAGAAAGAGCGTCTTCAAGACGCAGCCCTTACCGAGCTACGTGACTCCGGCATGCTAACTGTAAACGCAGACGTCTTGGCACACACACCCTGCTCCGTCTGTATCTATTACGAGAAGGGAAGACTTAAAAACGCTGTGGCTCGGTCATCCATGGACCTACAACATAGGAGGCAAGAACCATACCGTTTCGTGGTTCTGTTTTTAGGAGGAGCTGATAACAGAGAAGCTCTGCATCTGGCAGATAGGATGACGGAGAACCCGGACATAACCATGACTGTGGTTAGGTTCTTGGCGTACAACCACGAAGGAGAGGACGAGAGGGAGAAGAAGCTAGACGATGGGGTGGTGACGTGGTTCTGGGTCAAGAACGAGAGCAACGACAGGGTTAGTTACAAGGAGGTTGTTGTCAAGAACGGTGCTGAGACGTTGGCTGCGATTCAAGCAATGAACGTCAATGACTACGATCTGTGGATAACCGGGAGGAGAGAAGGGATCAATCCAAAGATTCTGGAAGGGCTTTCTACGTGGAGCGAGGACCACCAGCTTGGAGTAATCGGAGACACCGTGGCTGGGAGTGTTTTTGCCTCGGAGGGTTCGGTCTTGGTAGTGCAGCAACAAGTGAGGAACCAGAAGGGTGGTGATGGTTTCTT
- the LOC104761946 gene encoding transcription initiation factor TFIID subunit 15b, whose translation MAGMYNQDGGGGAPIPSYGGDGYGGGGGGGGGYGGGDAGYGGRSSSGGGGYGGGGRGGYGGGGRGNRGGGYQGGGGSGRGGGGRDGGGRDGDWRCPNPSCGNVNFARRVECNKCGAPAPSGAGFGAGDRGSGGYSRGGGASDRGGSRGGRNDSGRSYESSRYDGGSRSGGSYGSVSQPRDNGSYGQAPPPLAAIPSYDGSGSYPPPSGYGMEAVPPPSSYSGGPPSYGGPRGGYNNDAPSPGGRGGRGGGYDSGSAPRRQESSYEEAPTENRTQVKQCDADCDDTCDNARIYISNLPPGVTTDELKDLFGGIGQVGRIKQKRGYKDQWPYNIKIYTDEKGNFKGDACLAYEDPSAAHSAGGFFNNYEMRGSKISVTMAEKSAPRPPTFDQRGGGRGGGGGGYGGGGGDRRRDNYGSGPERNHHGGNRSRPY comes from the exons ATGGCTGGGATGTACAATCAAGACGGCGGCGGAGGTGCGCCTATCCCGTCGTACGGTGGTGATGGATACGGCGGAGgcggaggtggaggtggaggttACGGAGGCGGTGATGCTGGGTATGGAGGACGCAGTTCCTCTGGCGGAGGTGGTTACGGTGGCGGCGGACGCGGTGGTTACGGTGGCGGCGGCAGAGGAAATCGAG GTGGTGGATATCAAGGAGGCGGCGGCAGCGGAAGAGGTGGTGGTGGCAGGGATGGTGGCGGCAGAGATGGAGATTGGCGTTGTCCGAACCCTAG TTGTGGGAACGTGAACTTTGCAAGGAGAGTTGAATGTAACAAGTGTGGTGCACCTGCTCCTTCTGGTGCTGGTTTTGGTGCTGGTGATCGTGGAAGTGGTGGATATAGCCGAGGTGGAGGTGCCAGTGATCGTGGGGGTAGTCGTGGAGGTAGAAACGATAGTGGTAGGAGCTATGAGAGTAGTAGATATGATGGTGGAAGTAGGAGTGGTGGTAGCTATGGTAGTGTTAGTCAACCGAGAGATAATGGTTCGTATGGTCaggctcctcctcctcttgcAGCTATTCCATCCTATGATGGTTCTGGAAGTTATCCTCCACCCTCGGGGTATGGAATGGAAGCAGTTCCCCCGCCTTCAAGCTATTCTGGTGGCCCCCCTTCATATGGTGGTCCAAGAGGGGGTTATAACAATGATGCACCGAGCC CTGGTGGTCGGGGTGGTCGGGGAGGTGGCTATGATAGTGGTAGTGCTCCTCGACGGCAGGAATCTAGTTATGAAGAAGCACCTACTGAAAATCGCACCCAAGTCAAGCAGTGCGATGCGGATTGTGATGATACTTGTGATAATGCTAGAATATACATCTCTAATTTACCTCCGGGTGTGACAACTGATGAACTCAAGGATCTCTTTGGTGGCATTGGCCAA GTTGGAAGAATTAAGCAGAAGCGGGGTTATAAAGATCAGTGGCCCTATAATATCAAGATTTACACTGATGAGAAGGGTAACTTTAAAGGTGACGCCTGTCTGGCTTATGAAGATCCTAGTGCTGCACACTCCGCTGGCGGCTTTTTCAACA attacgAAATGAGGGGGAGCAAGATTAGTGTAACGATGGCAGAGAAGTCTGCGCCCCGTCCTCCTACCTTTGACCAGAG AGGCGGtggtagaggaggaggagggggcggctatggtggtggtgggggagacagaagaagagataactaTGGTTCAGGGCCAGAAAGAAACCACCATGGGGGAAACCGGTCTCGTCCgtattga
- the LOC104761947 gene encoding glucan endo-1,3-beta-glucosidase 9-like encodes MELMGLFLLILAVTAELSFNVTTVGAVGVNWGTEASHPLPPSKVVELLKSNGIAMVKLFDADPKVLRALSGSNIGVTVGIPNYMIKSLNASRKVAESWVHDNVTRYFNGGNRVRIEYVAVGDEPFHQSYGNQYRPFVIGAAMNIQNALAKASLGSEVKVVVPSSFDSFLSESGRPSLGHFRADLNKTMIELLSFLTKHHSPFFVTLSPFLSFHQNKNISLDFSLFKETAQAHKDRRKTYKNSYDLSYDTLASALSSIGFSDVDIVVSKIGWPTDGAANATSPTAEIFLKGLMAHLEKKTGSLLRPPIETYIESLLDEDHRNISSGNFERHWGVFTFDGQAKYGFSFNHNSKKLVNAQNVQYLPPKWCVVNNNKDLSNVSARALEACAVADCTSILPVGTCSGIGWPGNVSYAFNSLYQQNDHGAESCNFGGLGLITTVDPSEDNCRFSVQLDTAHSSSQIPDFFQSWLLLLLFLLSVSF; translated from the exons ATGGAGTTGATGGGGCTGTTTCTCCTCATCCTCGCCGTCACGGCGGAATTGAGCTTTAATGTAACCACCGTAGGAGCCGTCGGCGTAAACTGGGGGACGGAAGCGTCGCACCCACTTCCGCCTTCGAAGGTTGTAGAGCTTCTGAAATCCAACGGCATTGCCATGGTGAAGCTGTTCGATGCCGACCCAAAAGTTCTCCGAGCTCTCTCTGGTTCTAATATTGGTGTCACTGTCGGCATCCCTAATTATATGATCAAGAGCTTGAATGCATCCAGAAAGGTAGCAGAAAGCTGGGTCCATGACAATGTCACTCGTTACTTCAATGGTGGAAACAGAGTTCGAATCGA GTACGTAGCAGTTGGAGATGAGCCATTTCACCAGAGCTATGGCAATCAGTATAGGCCTTTTGTGATTGGAGCAGCTATGAACATCCAAAATGCTTTAGCTAAGGCGAGCTTGGGAAGTGAAGTGAAGGTCGTAGTACCTTCCAGCTTTGACTCTTTTCTTTCTGAATCTGGTCGACCGTCTTTAGGACACTTCAGGGCTGACCTCAACAAGACAATGATCGAACTACTCTCCTTTCTCACAAAGCACCACTCTCCCTTCTTTGTCACACTCTCCCCTTTTCTTAGCTTTCACCAGAACAAGAACATCTCCCTCGACTTTAGTCTCTTCAAAGAAACAGCACAGGCTCACAAAGACAGACGTAAAACCTACAAAAACAGCTATGATCTGAGCTACGACACACTTGCCTCTGCATTGTCCTCAATTGGGTTCTCAGATGTGGATATCGTCGTGTCAAAGATTGGTTGGCCTACAGATGGAGCAGCCAATGCCACATCACCTACTGCTGAGATCTTCTTGAAAGGACTAATGGCTCACTTGGAGAAAAAGACGGGTTCTCTGCTGCGCCCTCCGATTGAAACTTACATTGAAAGCCTCTTGGACGAAGATCACAGAAACATATCTTCAGGGAACTTTGAGAGGCACTGGGGAGTATTCACTTTCGACGGTCAAGCCAAATACGGTTTCAGTTTCAATCATAACTCGAAGAAACTGGTAAACGCGCAGAACGTTCAGTACCTTCCTCCTAAGTGGTGCGTGGTGAACAATAACAAGGATTTGTCAAACGTGTCAGCAAGAGCATTAGAAGCGTGTGCTGTCGCGGACTGCACATCGATACTTCCTGTTGGGACGTGTTCAGGCATCGGATGGCCAGGGAACGTGTCGTACGCGTTCAATAGCTTGTATCAGCAAAATGATCACGGTGCAGAAAGCTGCAACTTTGGTGGACTCGGTTTGATCACTACCGTTGATCCTTCTGAGGATAATTGCAGGTTCTCGGTTCAACTTGACACTGCTCATTCATCTTCCCAAATTCCTGATTTCTTTCAGAGTTGGCTTCTCCTTTTATTATTCCTGCTCTCTGTATCCTTTTAA
- the LOC104761948 gene encoding cinnamoyl-CoA reductase 1: protein MSIEREVVCVTGASGCIGSWLVHLLLHRGYSVHATVKNLQDEKETKHLEALEGAATRLHLFEMDLLQYDTVSAAINGCSGVFHLASPCIVDEVQDPQKQLLDPAVRGTMNVLTAAKEAGVKRVVVTSSISAITPSPNWPADKIKNEDCWADQDYCKQNELWYPLSKTLAEKAAWEFAEQKGLDLVVVNPGTVMGPVIPPSINASMLMLLRLLEGCTETYENFFMGLVHFKDVALAHILVYENPSAKGRHLCVEAISHYGDFVAKVAELYPNYNVPKLPRETQPGLLRAKKASKKLMELGLEFSSMEEIIKEGVESLKSKGFISA from the exons ATGTCGATAGAACGAGAAGTAGTCTGTGTCACCGGCGCTAGTGGCTGCATCGGCTCGTGGCTGGTCCATCTGCTCCTCCACCGCGGCTACTCCGTCCACGCCACCGTGAAAAACCTCC AGGATGAGAAAGAGACGAAACATCTAGAAGCTCTCGAAGGTGCAGCCACACGCCTCCATCTATTCGAGATGGATCTCCTGCAATACGACACCGTTTCCGCCGCCATCAACGGATGCTCCGGCGTATTTCACCTCGCATCGCCCTGTATCGTCGACGAAGTTCAAGATCCCCAG AAGCAACTACTTGACCCGGCGGTTAGAGGGACCATGAATGTACTGACGGCGGCGAAAGAAGCAGGTGTTAAGAGGGTTGTTGTGACGTCTTCTATATCAGCGATAACTCCAAGTCCCAACTGGCCTGCCGATAAGATCAAGAATGAAGATTGTTGGGCTGACCAAGACTACTGCAAACAGAATGAA TTATGGTATCCACTGTCAAAGACGCTTGCTGAGAAGGCAGCTTGGGAGTTTGCAGAGCAGAAAGGATTGGACTTGGTTGTGGTGAATCCAGGCACTGTCATGGGCCCTGTTATTCCCCCATCTATCAACGCTAGCATGCTCATGCTTCTACGCCTTCTTGAAG GGTGCACAGAGACATACGAGAACTTCTTCATGGGGTTGGTTCATTTCAAGGACGTGGCCTTAGCCCATATTCTTGTATATGAGAACCCATCTGCCAAAGGAAGGCACTTGTGCGTCGAGGCCATCTCTCACTACGGTGATTTTGTAGCCAAAGTTGCTGAGCTCTATCCCAATTACAATGTCCCCAA GTTACCGAGAGAGACTCAACCTGGTTTACTCCGAGCCAAGAAAGCATCAAAGAAGCTGATGGAATTGGGGTTAGAGTTCAGTTCCATGGAGGAGATCATCAAGGAAGGTGTGGAGAGTCTTAAAAGCAAAGGATTTATCTCTGCTTGA
- the LOC104761949 gene encoding protein LIGHT-DEPENDENT SHORT HYPOCOTYLS 5, which yields MEGETTVNAAASSSSSPSRYESQKRRDWNTFLQYLRNHKPPLNLSRCSGAHVLEFLKYLDQFGKTKVHAVSCPFFGQPNPPAQCTCPLKQAWGSLDALIGRLRAAFEEIGGGLPESNPFAAKAVRIYLKEVRQTQAQARGIPYDKKKRKRPHTTATATPTAGTNEDDAGGSSGATLVV from the coding sequence ATGGAGGGAGAAACCACAGTAAACGCAGCTGCGAGTTCCTCCTCATCCCCAAGCCGGTACGAGTCACAGAAGAGGCGAGACTGGAACACTTTCCTTCAGTATCTAAGGAACCACAAGCCACCTCTGAATCTATCTCGTTGCAGTGGCGCACACGTCCTTGAGTTCCTTAAGTACCTTGACCAGTTCGGCAAGACCAAAGTCCACGCTGTTTCTTGTCCTTTCTTCGGACAACCTAACCCACCTGCTCAGTGCACTTGCCCTCTCAAGCAAGCTTGGGGAAGCCTCGACGCTCTCATCGGCCGTCTAAGGGCTGCTTTCGAGGAAATCGGCGGTGGTCTTCCCGAGTCAAACCCTTTCGCTGCCAAGGCCGTTAGGATCTATCTTAAGGAAGTCCGTCAAACTCAGGCTCAGGCACGAGGGATTCCTTACGACAAGAAGAAACGAAAACGGCCTCATACCACAGCCACGGCTACTCCAACCGCCGGTACAAATGAAGACGACGCCGGAGGAAGTAGTGGTGCTACCTTGGTCGTATAG